A window from Opitutia bacterium ISCC 52 encodes these proteins:
- a CDS encoding rhodanese-like domain-containing protein — MTLAEGEILLEDALAIESSTWIDARGQMAYEEDHIPNALLLNEDNWDEHFEQFIITWDGESTLIVYCDSRTCAASKGVAQRLKASLGTEDVWVLKGGWETWLDHRK; from the coding sequence TGAAGGAGAAATCCTGTTGGAGGATGCGCTGGCTATAGAGTCCAGCACGTGGATCGATGCACGAGGACAGATGGCATATGAAGAAGACCATATTCCAAATGCTTTACTATTGAATGAGGATAATTGGGATGAACATTTTGAGCAATTCATCATCACTTGGGACGGCGAAAGCACCCTTATTGTTTATTGCGACAGTCGCACTTGCGCTGCCAGCAAAGGAGTGGCTCAACGTTTAAAGGCCTCTCTCGGGACTGAAGACGTTTGGGTCTTGAAAGGAGGCTGGGAAACTTGGCTGGATCATCGCAAATAA